From one Streptomyces spiramyceticus genomic stretch:
- a CDS encoding NADPH-dependent FMN reductase yields MHSETPLNLAVVIGSVREGRFGPVVANWFVEQAEQHGRFTVDLIDLADTPIPLELPAVPPAMQPDLARPASMEPLTRRLAAADAVVVLTPDYNRSFPASLKAAVDWHYTEWQAKPIGFVGYSGGSGGLLAIEQLRQVFNELHAHTVRDYVSFPRYYELFSPDGSLKNPEEPNGAAKVLLDQLHWWGSVLHDARRDRPLAV; encoded by the coding sequence ATGCACAGTGAGACGCCCCTCAATCTCGCGGTCGTCATCGGAAGCGTCAGGGAGGGCCGGTTCGGACCGGTCGTCGCCAACTGGTTCGTCGAACAGGCCGAGCAGCACGGCCGGTTCACCGTAGACCTCATCGACCTGGCGGATACGCCGATCCCGCTGGAGCTGCCGGCCGTGCCGCCGGCGATGCAGCCCGACCTGGCCCGCCCCGCGAGCATGGAGCCCCTCACCCGCCGGCTCGCCGCCGCCGACGCGGTCGTCGTACTGACGCCGGACTACAACCGCAGCTTCCCGGCCTCGCTCAAGGCCGCCGTCGACTGGCACTACACCGAATGGCAGGCCAAGCCGATCGGCTTCGTCGGTTACAGCGGAGGCAGCGGCGGCCTCCTGGCCATCGAACAGCTCCGCCAGGTCTTCAACGAGCTGCACGCCCACACGGTCCGCGACTACGTCTCGTTCCCCCGGTATTACGAGCTCTTCAGCCCCGACGGGAGCCTCAAGAACCCCGAAGAGCCCAACGGCGCCGCGAAGGTCCTGCTCGACCAGCTTCACTGGTGGGGCTCGGTCCTCCACGACGCCAGGCGCGACCGCCCGCTCGCGGTCTGA
- a CDS encoding helix-turn-helix domain-containing protein → MSDNELGLFLRIRREAVTPAEVGLPTGARRRTPGLRRSELATLAGVSVEYVTRLEQGRDRRPSAQVLSALADALRLTASERIHLHRLTKAADAGFNCMGGASPVRTVRPTVRALLDRLEPTPAVLVNRLSEILARTEGYERLAGPIGLLDGTPPNLARFVFTDPRARTAYPDWGLVADEQVAALKQGPFRADAHVAVLADELTVTAGADFSGRVDTLPGLPRSSGVTRLVHPEAGELRLAYETLELPADDDQRLIVHLPADDSTSVAMDRLTGRRPGALRAVSG, encoded by the coding sequence GTGAGCGACAACGAGCTGGGCCTCTTCCTGCGCATCCGCCGTGAAGCCGTCACACCCGCCGAGGTGGGGCTGCCCACCGGCGCCCGCCGCCGCACACCGGGCCTGCGCCGCTCCGAGCTGGCCACGCTTGCGGGCGTCAGCGTCGAGTACGTGACACGTCTGGAGCAGGGGCGCGACCGCCGGCCCTCCGCCCAGGTGCTGTCCGCGCTGGCCGACGCGCTGCGGCTGACCGCGAGCGAGCGCATCCACCTGCACCGCCTCACCAAGGCGGCCGACGCGGGATTCAACTGCATGGGCGGCGCGTCACCCGTCCGTACGGTACGGCCCACCGTGCGGGCACTCCTCGACCGGCTGGAGCCCACACCCGCCGTGCTGGTCAACCGGCTGAGCGAGATCCTCGCCCGCACGGAGGGCTACGAGCGGCTGGCGGGCCCGATCGGCCTGCTGGACGGCACGCCGCCGAACCTCGCCCGCTTCGTGTTCACCGACCCCCGGGCGCGTACCGCGTACCCCGACTGGGGCCTCGTCGCCGACGAGCAGGTGGCGGCGCTCAAGCAGGGCCCTTTCCGGGCGGACGCGCATGTCGCGGTGCTCGCCGACGAGTTGACCGTCACCGCCGGGGCGGACTTCAGCGGGCGCGTGGACACGCTGCCGGGGCTTCCGAGGTCCAGCGGCGTCACCCGCCTCGTGCACCCGGAGGCGGGCGAGCTGAGGCTGGCGTACGAGACGCTCGAACTGCCCGCCGACGACGACCAGCGCCTCATCGTTCACCTGCCGGCCGACGACAGCACGTCCGTCGCGATGGACCGCCTGACCGGCCGCCGGCCGGGCGCCCTGCGTGCTGTTTCAGGCTGA